CAAATCGGAATTACTAGTCCCCAGCGCCCAAGTGTCCACCAGATGACACAGGCCCGCGACGGCGAATTCGGTGCGGCCGGTCACCACGGTCCTGGTACCGAGGTCCGGGTCCGCTCGGCGGGCTACCATGGCGGCCCGCCCCGACTCGAGGCTCTTCGTGCCACCCACGTCCGCCCGACAACCTGGCCTCCCCGCCGCGCCGCCTGCGCCCATCCGGACCCAGGTTCGGGCGGCGATCGAGCGCGCCTGGCAGCGGGCGATCCAGGCGGGCGCGCTGCCGGCGCTTCCGGACGGGTCACCGGTCATCGACGTCGAGGTCGCCCGTCCCGCGCATCCGGAGTACGGTGACCTGGCGACGAACCTGGCCATGAAGCTGGCTCGGCCCTATCGCCGTCCGCCGCTCGCCATCGCCCAGGCACTCGCCGACGAGCTCGTCCGCGACGAGTCGCCGCGGGACAGGTTCCCCCTGGTCGCGGAGGCCAGCGTGGCGGCGCCCGGATTCCTCAACCTGCGGCTGGCCGACGACGCGCTGGAGCGGACGATCGGCGCGATTCTCGCCGCCCCCGGCGAATGGGGCCGAATCCTGGTGCCCCGGCCCCAGCGGATCAACGTCGAGTTCGTGTCGGCCAACCCGACCGGCCCGCTCCACATCGGCAACGCTCGTGGCGCCTTCGTGGGCGACCTCCTGTGCCGTGTCCTGGAGGCGGGCGGACACAGCGTCTCCCGCGAGTACTACTTCAACGACTTCAACGCCCAGGTCCGCAATCTGGGCCTCTCCGTCCTGGCGGTTCGGCTCGGCCGGCCAATCCCCGATGACGGCTATCGCGGTGCGTACGTGGAGGACCTTGCCGCCGAGGTGCCTGACGCGCTCTGGGAGCAGGCGACGGCTGACGGTGCGGATCCCGGAGCGGTGCTCGGGCCCTGGGCGGCGGAGCGCTGCCGAGCCGGGATCGAGGCCAGCCTGGAACGCCTCGGGGTCCGCTTCGATGTCTGGAAGAGCGAGGGCTCGCTGCATCGCGAGGGCTGGGTCGACCGGGCGATCGACCGCCTGCGGGCCGGCGGCCACCTCTACGAGAAGGACGGCGCCCTGTGGTTCCGCTCCACGGCGTTCGGCGATGACAAGGACCGGGTCGTTCGCCGGTCCAGCGGCGAGGTGACGTACTTCGGGTCGGACATCGGCTACGTGGCGGAGAAGTTCAGCCGAGGCTTCGACCATCTCGTCTACATCTGGGGCGCCGACCACCACGGGACCGTGGCCCGCCTGCGCAACGCCGCCGAGGCGATGGGCTATGACCGGGAGGCCGTCGAGATGATCCTCATCGCCTGGGTTCGCTTCGTCCGTGAAGGCCGCGAGATCTCGATGAGCAAGCGATCCGGCGAGTTCATCACCCTCGACGAGCTGCTCGAGGAGATCGGGGTCGACGCCGCCCGCTGGTTCTTCGGCTCGCGGGGACACACCAGCGGCATCGACTTCGACATCGAGCTGGCCAAGAAGCAGTCATCGGAGAACCCGGTCTATTACGTCCAGTACGCGCACGCCCGGATCGCCTCGATCCTGCGGAAGGCGGCCGCCGCCGGCCTGGCACCCGGCGAGAGCGTGACCGGGGGCCTGTCGGGTACGCCGGAGGCCAGCCTCGTCCGGGAGGTCGTTCGGTTTCCCGAGGTCGTGGAGGACGCGGTGGCGGCCAAGGAGACCCAGGGCGTGACGGCTTTCGCCACCGACCTGGCCACCGCCTTCCACGCCTTCTATCGCGACGCCCGGGTGGTCGATGAAGCCGAGCCCGAGCGATCGCGCCGCCGGCTGGCCCTCGTGCAGGCGACGAGGATCACGCTGGCCAATGCGTTGGGCCTGTTGGGGATCTCCGCGCCAGAGTCGATGTAGGTTGGCGTCAGCCGGCCAGGCCGCTCTTGAGCCGGTCGATGGTGACCGAGTCGCTCGCCACGAAGAAGGTGACCCG
The sequence above is a segment of the Candidatus Methylomirabilota bacterium genome. Coding sequences within it:
- the argS gene encoding arginine--tRNA ligase encodes the protein MPPTSARQPGLPAAPPAPIRTQVRAAIERAWQRAIQAGALPALPDGSPVIDVEVARPAHPEYGDLATNLAMKLARPYRRPPLAIAQALADELVRDESPRDRFPLVAEASVAAPGFLNLRLADDALERTIGAILAAPGEWGRILVPRPQRINVEFVSANPTGPLHIGNARGAFVGDLLCRVLEAGGHSVSREYYFNDFNAQVRNLGLSVLAVRLGRPIPDDGYRGAYVEDLAAEVPDALWEQATADGADPGAVLGPWAAERCRAGIEASLERLGVRFDVWKSEGSLHREGWVDRAIDRLRAGGHLYEKDGALWFRSTAFGDDKDRVVRRSSGEVTYFGSDIGYVAEKFSRGFDHLVYIWGADHHGTVARLRNAAEAMGYDREAVEMILIAWVRFVREGREISMSKRSGEFITLDELLEEIGVDAARWFFGSRGHTSGIDFDIELAKKQSSENPVYYVQYAHARIASILRKAAAAGLAPGESVTGGLSGTPEASLVREVVRFPEVVEDAVAAKETQGVTAFATDLATAFHAFYRDARVVDEAEPERSRRRLALVQATRITLANALGLLGISAPESM